TATTTTTATTTTTAAAACTGTTTTCATAAGCATGTAGACTACGAATAAACAAATAAAAAGATGAATCTTTTTGAAAATTATCTGAAAATAGCTTTGCTACTTCAGCTTCTCCTTCACCTTTTAATATTAAAGCATTTTTTCTTGCTTCCGCCAATATCATAGATACTTTATAATCAGCCATTGCTCGTAACTTCTCCGCTTTTTCTTGTCCTTGTGAGCGCTGACTTCTAGCAACAGCTTCTCGCTCTGCTCTCATTCTATTATATATTGCTTCAGATACTTCAACAGGTAAATTAATTTGCTTAATACGAACATCAACAACTTCAATACCTAAGGCATTCATACTATTAACATTTATTTCAGATAAATTTTTTGAATTTACTGTTCCCTTATTTAAAGATTTTAATACATCTAATGTTAGTCTTCCTCTAGAATCAGTGACAATTTCTTTTACGTTTAAACATCCTATTTCAGAACGTAATCGAT
This portion of the Buchnera aphidicola (Aphis gossypii) genome encodes:
- the hflC gene encoding protease modulator HflC, translating into MNKLLICLSSVFLLLFSSSLFIVKEGERGIVLQFGKVLKNNNQKALVYNPGLHFKIPFLETVKMLDARIHTMDNQADRFVTKEKKDLIVDSYIKWRINDFSRYYLATGNGDIFQAEVLLKRKFSDRLRSEIGCLNVKEIVTDSRGRLTLDVLKSLNKGTVNSKNLSEINVNSMNALGIEVVDVRIKQINLPVEVSEAIYNRMRAEREAVARSQRSQGQEKAEKLRAMADYKVSMILAEARKNALILKGEGEAEVAKLFSDNFQKDSSFYLFIRSLHAYENSFKNKNNIILISSDNKFFQYMNQIISN